The DNA sequence TTCGAGGGGGAGATGCGCCGTGTGCGGTCTTGCCTGGAGGCGGCTCGCAGCGTGCACCACGAGCTGCAGCGGCAGTGGTGGTTCCTCGAGGCCGGGGCGGTGTACTGCGCTGCTGTTCCTGCATTGTGGCGCGACCTGGGCGGGGCCACCGTCCGTTCTCGTGGGCTGCGGTTGTTGCGGGCGTACCTGAGCGACTACGTCGCATCATCGGCCTTCACGGACCTGCGTGAGGACACGGATCGGGTCCGTGAGGGCCTCTCCCGAGTTCGGTACACGGTCCACATCAAGGGGGCCCACGTCACGGTCGACCATTGCCACGGCGAGGCCGACTACGGGGCGGAGGTGCTGGCCACCTTCGAGAGGTTCCGGCAGGCAGAGCGAGCGCCACGGGAGGCGAACCCGTCCCGGGCCGGGGAGATGAGTCACGTCGAGGCCCGCGTCCTCGACCTGGTCGCCCAGCTCAACCCGGGGGCTTTCGGAGCACTGGCCCGCTACGGCACGGAGCATCGGGACTTCGTGGACGTCGTCGTGGGCGATTTCGATCGTGAGGTCCAGTTCTACCTCGCCTACCTCGACCATGTGGCTCCTCTCGAGGAGGCCGGGTTGGCGCTGTGCTACCCGCTGGTGGGCAGATCGAAGGCCGTGGAGGGACGGCAGGTCTTCGACCTGGCCCTGGCGGGCCGGCTCGTCGCCGAGGGGGGAACCGTGGTCTGCAACGACTTCCAGCTGGTAGGGCCGGAGCGAGTCGTGGTGGTCACGGGCCCGAACCAGGGCGGGAAGACGACGTTCGCCCGAACGGTCGGCCAGCTCTTTCACCTGGCCGCCCTGGGTTGCCCGGTCCCGGGCACGTGTGTCCGGCTGGCCCTGCCGGACCGCGTCTTGACGCACTTCGCGCGGAAGGAGAACCTCAGCGACCTCAGGGGGCAGCTCGAGGACGACCTGATCCGGGTCCATCAGATGCTGGAGCGGGCCAGTAGTGAGAGCGTGTTG is a window from the Georgenia muralis genome containing:
- a CDS encoding MutS-related protein, which gives rise to MAPHVVVEDAVRSPESVQRPVPGDGPLGPADTRPFRSILFPGGSRAIRPPKDADFIHDLNLDQVIDSVAAGRQEYRIRPFFTLPLHDVATVTYRQEIFRDLSGRAVAGVVELFEGEMRRVRSCLEAARSVHHELQRQWWFLEAGAVYCAAVPALWRDLGGATVRSRGLRLLRAYLSDYVASSAFTDLREDTDRVREGLSRVRYTVHIKGAHVTVDHCHGEADYGAEVLATFERFRQAERAPREANPSRAGEMSHVEARVLDLVAQLNPGAFGALARYGTEHRDFVDVVVGDFDREVQFYLAYLDHVAPLEEAGLALCYPLVGRSKAVEGRQVFDLALAGRLVAEGGTVVCNDFQLVGPERVVVVTGPNQGGKTTFARTVGQLFHLAALGCPVPGTCVRLALPDRVLTHFARKENLSDLRGQLEDDLIRVHQMLERASSESVLILNEIFTSTTLEDARLLGERVLRRIIALDCLAVYVTFVDELSDLSPSTVSMVSAVRPEDPTERTYRLERRRADGLAYAAALAQKYGLGYEALRARVAR